Genomic DNA from Cherax quadricarinatus isolate ZL_2023a unplaced genomic scaffold, ASM3850222v1 Contig440, whole genome shotgun sequence:
gagaatggagcaaaacagaatgacttcaagagtgtatcagtctgtagtggaaggaaggcggggtaggggtcggcctaggaagggttggagggagggggtaaaggaggttttgtgtgcgaggggcttggacttccagcaggcatgcgtgagcgtgtttgataggagtgaatggagacaaatggtttttaatacttgacgtgctgttggagtgtgagcaaagtaacatttatgaagggattcagggaaaccggcaggccggacttgagtcctggagatgggaagtacagtgcctgcactctgaaggaggggtgttaatgttgcagtttaaaaactgtagtgtaaagcacccttctggcaagacagtgatggagtgaatgatggtgaaagtttttctttttcgggccaccctgccttggtgggaatcggccagtgtgataataaataataaatatatatatatatatatatatacatatatatatatatatatatatatatatataaatatatatatatataaataaatacatatatatatatatatatatatataaatatataaatatataaatatatataaacatatatatatatatagatatatattccCACCTGAACACTCACCTTTACCCTTGGCCCTGGACATTCTCGGACACCACATTTTGGCCGTAAAGTAAGTCTGGGATTTGTCCTTGTGCAGAATGACACTGTAGCGGCAGCGGAAGTCCAGGAATTTAACTATACCACCTTTCAGTAATCTAGGAAAGAAAGTTTTTTAAGTCTCTTTTTAACATACAAATAAAAAAATCACAACAGCAGGACGGCAAATATTTTCCAAACGTATTTTGGAGAAGCCAAGAGGAGTTAGTACCCTTTTAACTTGTTGACGACAGGATTAATAAGATCCTTCCAGTCCTGGGCGTGGCTGGGGTCTGGCTGGCACATCAACAGCAACACACCCAGGCAGCTCATTAACACCCACAGCCTCATCACTAGGCAGGAAAAATAATGTTAACTGCATTATAAGTTCACATGCATTTTATTACAATTACTTTTTTGTTAGAATATTCGAAAAGCATTAATGAGTTTTTATTAAAAGCATTGCTGTGGTTTTTCTTGATAGAAAGAAGATAAAATTTGAATAGTTCTATTGCCACCAGTTTAAGGCACCAGAGGCAGTTTATAGCCAAACTGTGTATGCTAATATTATTGAAATTCTGCGGTATTTCAAAGATAATCAACTTTTTGCTGGATTGAATGTTAAAATCTAAATTAAACCATAAGAAGGTACTGAAACATTAAGCTAGTGGTCAAAAGATAATGAATTTTATCATTACaatgtgtggaaaattgcatatatctgaatgtaactaattatgtacataacagtaaatgataacaaaggtaattattatttatcaatgttacatagacaataggaatttgggacacctaggtcgcaaaaaatgtcccccttcgatacctaccactgtcataaccacaagttgctctggacctattaattaaatgaaatatacatacaccaggaatactggtaaatatataaatttgtggactgtatattaaaaataatgaatggttatatatatatatatacacaattacataacagaagaaaaatatatcttaatatcactcaccaatttaactggagatttatgtgtatcatactcagaaaacctcactctaactaaatctatgaaaataatgctggccagaattacacacagatctagagagcttatctgaggttcctggagctgtcttgtccagtcgtctgatatctcaagttatgcaggaatgcccATCctccaatttcgcctcctatttgagaggtgtcaacacaattttaacctctagagcacgaaaaattcttcccattacaccaacgtttgtacaaaattcaaacaAAGATGGCCAGTCtccttctgcgcagacgcagactctccgttttctatgacataaatattattaaatacagtatggccatctatttacatataaatactgaatttctggaaaatatatacagtattttccacactgcggcgggccggagttcgttgctaaacgattcaaattactccttcctttaggagacgattccagccagttctggcttgagtggctgtactcctagtaggtcttactaagatttcatcttccggcatcacttggtctgcgttatcttccatatcactcgtgtcactttccctcagattttcatttacgtttgattgaacacctaattccaagggaatcaatttattaattgtgcataaactttcctggccacgacacaacactttgacattcctgacaacaccttgtgcatctgggtacaatgtcaatactttgcccagaggccacaatgttcgatgttcagtgtcaattaacacaatgttacctggttgaatggtctgtcgatttactgcctctgtcacaccataaaagtgttcacgtagtgtaagaagatattccttacgccacacattagaccaatgatcaattactttatttaacattttaaatttattacacaacactgccgcatcattgtaatctttatcactttcttccggattatctctatagtcaggggcagcttccaatttccttccacatattagatgagaaggtgttaatacatctgcatcaggtgtatcactcatgtacgagagaggcctattatttttacgattttctgcctccactaacagtgcacggaattcttccaaattaattctcttccggtgtagtactttgcggagacacctcttcactgtgcctatcggTCTTTCgaacagccccccctgccaaggggctctaggagtaataaatttccaggtacaccctcgctgagttaacagagattgaacatcgttactattatttaattctatcaagtgttgagcacctgctacaaaatttatGGCATtatcatcaacctcggacaggatctcctagctgcaaattttcgaaacagctgtataaactgttttgcagacaagtcctgtgccacttctaaatgaactgccctagtagcagtacaggtgaacaaacaaacatacactttcagtggaacaccatttgatgtacctgttaaaattattggaccactatagtctacacctgttacatcaaatggtttcactaattgtacacgctcctttggcaatggtggaggacctgggtacatataggatctggcatccacacggcaacatattacacaagatttaatcaccctttttacactttgccatccttgtggaatccagaaagtttccctaatacaatttaaggtatcttgtaccccaccatgcattacatttttatgggcatttagaacaatcaaatagggtgtttagcataatcacccaattcagcattttgtaacctacctctgcacctaattacattgttctctaaatacagccccaatttctctattatagaacctttcacaatttttctttccatcatcaatttaatctcatttccatagatttcctcctgtaccctctttatccaatattcaagaggatgtgaaaacttatatgaaatatttatcttgtttagaaattcaaacaccaacttagttacattgatcagtttgggtaaagaagaatacctatttatatcaatggataaagaaggacaaactactggagcggtggtcacagtaatttcaacaaaagcaatatatgccttttgtacaggccaattagctttatttaccaaccagcttggtcctttaaaccatgatacaacatttacaaatttagcataaggtaaacctggagacaagaaatcagctggattctcctcaccagatatatgattaaatgttaacacatgctgacccaaactattatacttctcttgcatctgattaatttcagcgactctgttttgtacatacacaattttactgtttccattacaaatccattgtaaggatacctcattatcagaccaaattacagtgtcgctaatatttatctcctgcaacttatttcttatataattagctaatttgacacctacataaatggctgttaattccaactgatttaaggtatgtgatttaattggagacactttagccatagacataacaagagaaataacactattacattgaagataagcaactgctccatatgccaattttgaagcatcacaaaaaatgtggagtacatttttcccatttggattggccacctggcatgggaactccaacattggaattttttcataatcaccaattaattcatcccacctgttaatgaattcctcaggtagaatttcatcccaagcacatttaagtttccatgcttcctgaattaataatttccctcttatagtaaggggtgacactaaacctagtggatcaaaagatttgaaaacttcagcaagcaaaactctcttagttaatttattaggcatactgtaattattaggttttaacattaacaaatctctcttagtatcccaatttaaacccagtacattactacattttggcacctcatctccagggtaatctttacttattttgtccttcaatttggacgaattactattccattctctcagaggcatatttgcactttgcattattttattagcttctccataagtcattaacagttcctcttcagttgacgttacaccaaggaaattgtccacataaaattgtttgctcattactttactcaatggactttccatacgtttaaggtgtgcatttatcgtcgcttgaagtaggaacggactggatgtagcaccaaataatacgctcctcaagcaaaaggttttcagaggactaagtgggtcactaggattctcaggccataagaagcgggtacaatcccggtcagcctcttgtaaacccactcttaggaaagctttacttatgtcagccgtaaaggcataatttttcatcctgaaatttaataagatatctcctaatttttccgtcaacgacggacctgtcatcaaacagtcatttaaactagatacatttttgttactcctggcactacaattaaacacaattctcagaggagtggtcttagaatccttcttcactccgtgatgtggcaaatagtgaccataaattttggcttgctcaggaggtacctcttctataaatttattaattaactgttcagcaattatatcattataggcagttaacaattctggtgttttactcagttcgcggagctgagcctttaactgcccatatgccattctgtaa
This window encodes:
- the LOC128692891 gene encoding uncharacterized protein, producing the protein MRLWVLMSCLGVLLLMCQPDPSHAQDWKDLINPVVNKLKGLLKGGIVKFLDFRCRYSVILHKDKSQTYFTAKMWCPRMSRAKGKGKSGTRVKAIMKAMWNFVTFAFQKKLITVRQILVWLRK